In Methylomonas sp. ZR1, one DNA window encodes the following:
- a CDS encoding FecR domain-containing protein yields MTSIQSCSQATREQAISWLLRLRDAPGNPQIRQEFADWLAADPLHGQAYQQVEAQWAWMEPFKQQAFLARNEALRYRPPTRRPVWLRWASYSAAAIVLLGVGLALFSPQGWYGFPHSYGTGKGQRQTVTLADGSSLELNTDTEVRVHFNRRQRHVDLVRGEAFFNVTHDAERPFTVHVGNLSVRDIGTAFDVYKQSDRVSVAVQDGLVEMTGQGSSRELHAGQQLAYSHDQRFVEALQSDIATVTAWRQGQLIFRGRPLGEALAEIGRYHDVQIRLPDPKLAELRVNGSFRTEQLDNMLNAVAMLLPVKVKHVGEREIVLEAASSRRAND; encoded by the coding sequence GTGACCAGCATTCAATCTTGCAGCCAAGCGACCCGCGAGCAAGCGATAAGCTGGTTGCTGCGTCTGCGCGATGCGCCCGGCAACCCGCAAATCCGCCAGGAATTTGCTGATTGGCTGGCAGCCGATCCACTGCATGGGCAGGCTTACCAACAGGTTGAAGCGCAATGGGCCTGGATGGAACCGTTCAAACAACAGGCCTTCCTGGCGCGCAACGAGGCCTTGCGTTACCGGCCGCCTACTCGCAGGCCGGTTTGGCTGCGTTGGGCAAGCTATAGCGCTGCCGCGATTGTCTTGCTGGGCGTCGGCCTGGCGTTATTCTCGCCGCAAGGTTGGTACGGATTCCCCCATAGCTATGGCACCGGCAAGGGCCAAAGACAGACCGTGACGCTAGCAGACGGCTCCAGCCTGGAACTCAACACCGACACCGAGGTGCGAGTGCATTTCAACCGTCGTCAGCGCCATGTCGATCTGGTGCGCGGCGAGGCTTTTTTTAACGTGACTCACGATGCCGAAAGGCCATTCACCGTGCATGTTGGCAATCTCAGCGTGCGCGACATCGGTACGGCATTCGATGTCTACAAACAATCCGACCGGGTCAGCGTCGCTGTGCAGGACGGTTTGGTGGAAATGACCGGCCAAGGCAGCAGCCGCGAATTGCACGCCGGTCAGCAGTTGGCGTATAGCCATGACCAGCGCTTCGTCGAAGCCTTGCAATCCGACATCGCCACCGTCACTGCCTGGCGGCAGGGCCAGCTGATTTTTCGCGGCCGGCCTCTTGGCGAAGCGCTGGCGGAAATCGGCCGTTATCACGACGTACAAATCCGCCTGCCCGATCCTAAACTGGCCGAACTGCGCGTCAACGGCAGCTTCCGCACCGAGCAACTGGACAATATGCTGAACGCGGTTGCCATGTTATTGCCGGTCAAAGTCAAACATGTCGGCGAGCGCGAAATCGTGCTGGAAGCGGCATCATCGCGCAGGGCGAATGATTGA
- a CDS encoding TonB-dependent receptor, translating into MTLTIKRLATAIALISAQAYAEDDKRHFDIPAQSLASALQQLANQSGRAMLYAEQSAAGKTSPALQGEFSVEEAVRQLINGSGLTYSIGADGTVTLKPAPSGSDATTLGAVLVKGTSDPSDPYNKDYAVSNAVTGTKTDTPLFDTPISVQVLPKAVIDDQQAIGLENALKNVSGVAKGWGFGNDKDENLYIRGFANTNNIYRDGVLTPNTPISLANAERIEVLKGPSAMLYGRAQPGGLVNIVTKRPRTDAYYSLQQQFGSFDTYRTLLDATNKITADGALAYRLNYEHLDSATFRDNHPVTRDFVAPSLSWNITDHTRLDLDFMYQNIKDVADSGIPYSLQQSGAIPGKIPFHFSGNEPTDFANKEAYTGGLTLTHEFNQDWKVRAKYSTHNQTFLTAQTSSNENTDLLGNLARGFIKTSDDFQNHYGTVDITGHFETGALKHAVLLGADYYHSKNRNLFSAYATAPNINIFNPQYGYTELLGLPLGGQNDTVNEWYGIYIQDQISLWNQWHLLLGGRFDNAMHSNYDAQGVSTNHTDDDNFSPRIGLLYQPVPWLGAYVNYVNGFNAFNAGRPIDGSAFAPEKSKEMEFGLKGEWLDGQLRANLAFFELTKSNIKSQLPAPNNSFYATIGAARSRGIEFDLQGQLTDYWNIIGTYTYIGAVVTSGNESPFSGVGKAGNRLENIPRNTASLWSTYDFSGLGAQGFSAGAGVYVVDKRSGDVDNSFEIPGYTRVDTMLKYQHKAGPSRITWQFNIENLLNKEYIASSNGYGNFIYQTMPSAPRTFLGSVKVEF; encoded by the coding sequence ATGACATTGACGATAAAACGCCTGGCGACCGCAATCGCGCTGATCTCGGCGCAAGCCTACGCCGAGGACGACAAACGCCATTTCGATATTCCCGCCCAAAGTTTGGCCTCCGCGCTTCAACAACTGGCAAATCAATCCGGCAGAGCGATGCTGTATGCCGAACAATCCGCCGCCGGCAAGACCAGCCCGGCGCTGCAAGGCGAATTTAGCGTCGAGGAAGCCGTCCGTCAGTTAATAAACGGCAGCGGCTTGACTTATAGTATTGGCGCAGATGGTACTGTGACGTTGAAACCAGCACCTTCCGGCAGCGATGCGACAACGTTAGGCGCGGTGTTAGTCAAAGGCACGAGTGACCCGAGCGATCCTTACAACAAGGATTACGCAGTCTCCAACGCCGTGACCGGCACCAAAACCGATACGCCGCTGTTCGATACCCCGATTTCCGTACAAGTGCTACCCAAAGCCGTCATCGACGACCAGCAAGCCATCGGCCTGGAAAACGCCCTGAAAAACGTCAGCGGCGTCGCGAAAGGCTGGGGATTCGGTAACGACAAAGACGAAAATCTCTATATTCGCGGCTTCGCCAACACCAACAATATTTATCGTGACGGCGTTTTAACTCCCAACACGCCTATTTCACTGGCTAACGCCGAACGCATTGAGGTGCTTAAAGGGCCTTCGGCCATGTTATACGGCCGCGCCCAACCGGGCGGTCTGGTCAATATCGTCACCAAACGGCCCCGTACCGATGCTTATTATTCGCTTCAACAGCAATTTGGTTCCTTCGATACTTACCGCACCCTGCTGGATGCCACCAATAAAATCACCGCAGACGGTGCATTGGCCTATCGTCTGAATTACGAGCATTTGGACAGCGCGACGTTTAGGGACAATCATCCGGTCACTCGCGACTTTGTGGCGCCCAGCCTAAGCTGGAACATTACCGACCATACCCGGCTTGATCTGGATTTTATGTATCAGAACATCAAAGATGTCGCCGATTCCGGCATCCCTTACAGCTTGCAGCAGTCGGGAGCAATCCCCGGCAAAATTCCATTTCACTTTTCCGGCAACGAACCAACCGACTTTGCCAACAAAGAGGCTTATACCGGCGGCTTAACCCTGACCCACGAGTTTAATCAAGACTGGAAAGTGCGGGCAAAATATTCAACCCATAACCAAACGTTTTTAACCGCGCAGACTTCTTCGAATGAAAACACCGATCTTTTGGGAAATTTGGCTAGAGGGTTTATCAAAACCAGCGACGATTTTCAAAATCACTATGGCACCGTGGATATAACCGGTCACTTCGAGACGGGAGCGTTGAAACATGCTGTTTTGCTGGGTGCTGATTACTATCATTCCAAGAACAGAAATCTGTTTAGCGCTTATGCGACCGCTCCCAATATCAATATCTTCAACCCGCAATACGGATATACCGAGTTGCTGGGCCTGCCACTAGGAGGACAGAACGATACCGTCAATGAGTGGTATGGCATATACATTCAGGACCAAATCTCGTTGTGGAATCAATGGCATTTATTGCTGGGCGGACGCTTCGATAATGCCATGCACAGCAATTACGATGCGCAAGGCGTTTCAACTAATCACACCGACGACGACAACTTTAGTCCGCGCATAGGCTTGTTGTACCAACCCGTGCCGTGGCTGGGTGCTTATGTTAATTACGTCAACGGCTTCAACGCCTTTAATGCCGGACGGCCTATCGACGGTTCCGCCTTCGCCCCGGAAAAATCCAAGGAAATGGAGTTTGGCTTGAAAGGCGAATGGTTGGATGGACAATTGCGCGCCAATCTGGCGTTCTTCGAATTGACCAAAAGCAATATCAAATCGCAACTGCCGGCCCCTAACAACAGCTTTTACGCCACAATCGGCGCGGCACGCAGTCGAGGCATCGAGTTCGACTTGCAAGGGCAGTTGACCGATTACTGGAACATCATTGGCACTTATACCTACATCGGCGCAGTTGTCACCAGCGGCAACGAGTCTCCGTTCAGCGGCGTGGGCAAAGCCGGCAATCGCCTGGAGAATATCCCCAGAAATACCGCCAGTTTATGGTCCACCTATGATTTTTCAGGTCTGGGGGCACAGGGCTTCAGCGCCGGGGCAGGTGTATACGTGGTTGACAAGCGCTCAGGGGATGTCGATAACAGCTTCGAAATACCCGGCTATACCCGCGTCGATACGATGTTGAAGTACCAGCACAAAGCCGGACCTTCCCGTATAACCTGGCAATTTAATATAGAAAATCTTTTGAATAAGGAATACATCGCATCCAGCAACGGTTACGGTAATTTTATTTACCAAACCATGCCCAGTGCCCCACGGACTTTCTTGGGCTCGGTAAAGGTGGAGTTTTAG
- a CDS encoding YceI family protein yields the protein MIRKLCSITAAGLMSFSVLAADSYTIDSHHTFPSFEISHLGFSTQRGRFNETSGKVTLDTAAGKGSIDISVNTASISTGLKELEEHLRGKEFFDSGQYPLMAFKSDTLSFQGEKLVGADGILTLHGISKPVHLDVEHFYCGMNVIRLKYTCGADAVGTIKRSEFGIDKYVPAVGDEVKVLIQVEAVKN from the coding sequence ATGATTCGAAAACTTTGCTCCATAACCGCTGCCGGCCTGATGAGTTTTAGCGTGTTGGCCGCCGATAGCTATACCATCGATAGCCATCACACCTTCCCCAGCTTTGAAATCAGCCATTTGGGTTTTTCCACGCAACGCGGCCGTTTTAACGAAACCAGCGGCAAAGTGACGCTGGATACCGCAGCGGGTAAAGGCAGCATAGACATCAGCGTCAACACCGCGTCTATCAGTACCGGTTTGAAGGAGTTGGAAGAGCATTTGCGTGGCAAGGAGTTTTTCGATAGCGGGCAATATCCGCTGATGGCCTTTAAATCTGACACGCTCAGTTTTCAAGGCGAAAAATTGGTCGGTGCGGATGGCATTTTGACCTTGCACGGCATCAGCAAGCCGGTGCATTTGGACGTTGAGCACTTTTACTGCGGGATGAATGTCATCAGATTAAAGTACACCTGTGGCGCCGATGCGGTCGGCACGATAAAACGCTCGGAGTTTGGTATCGACAAATATGTGCCGGCAGTGGGCGATGAGGTCAAGGTGCTCATCCAGGTTGAAGCTGTTAAGAATTAA
- a CDS encoding RNA polymerase sigma factor — MPKSKPSLFDRLFQRHSQELRVFAGLRSGNEFAEDLVQEAYLRLMQHPEPESIDNARAFLYRTIANLSVDQHRRQNVRDRFHAEINDDDQVLHDIPTPEPLPEDKLASQQELHALNSILQELPEATRNVFVLYRLEGLSHKEIGRRLGVSERNSVRLLGIAAQHVLLRFASLDD, encoded by the coding sequence GTGCCAAAATCCAAACCATCGCTGTTTGATCGGCTATTTCAGCGGCATAGCCAGGAACTCCGGGTGTTTGCCGGCCTGCGTAGCGGCAATGAGTTTGCCGAGGATTTGGTACAGGAAGCTTATTTGCGGCTGATGCAGCATCCCGAACCGGAATCAATCGATAATGCCAGGGCCTTTCTATATCGAACGATCGCCAATCTCAGCGTCGATCAACATCGCCGGCAAAACGTCCGCGACCGTTTTCATGCCGAAATCAACGACGACGACCAGGTACTGCATGACATACCGACTCCCGAGCCATTACCGGAAGATAAATTAGCCTCGCAACAGGAGTTGCATGCCTTAAACAGCATTTTGCAGGAATTGCCGGAGGCAACCCGCAACGTCTTCGTGCTTTACCGGCTGGAAGGGTTGTCACACAAGGAAATTGGCCGGCGACTGGGCGTTTCCGAACGTAATTCCGTACGCTTGCTCGGGATCGCCGCGCAACACGTTCTGCTGCGCTTTGCTTCGTTGGATGACTGA
- a CDS encoding RNA polymerase sigma factor, with the protein MPKDLSGFLHTLFLQHAHEIGSFLRGRWPREPDVSDIVQETFLRLSQYPDPQTIQNPRAFLFQTAANLTVDRHRRRATRARFDEADADIEHVADQNLSPEHYWQTHQQLEKFSSWLDELPELRRHAFVLYRIEGCSHAEIAQRLGISVRCSERYVMLAMQHISAKLSAEPEHAWR; encoded by the coding sequence ATGCCCAAAGACCTTTCCGGATTTCTGCACACGCTGTTTCTGCAACACGCGCACGAAATCGGCAGCTTTTTACGCGGCCGTTGGCCGCGAGAGCCCGATGTAAGCGACATTGTGCAGGAGACTTTTCTGCGCTTATCGCAATATCCCGATCCGCAAACCATTCAAAACCCCAGGGCGTTTTTATTTCAGACCGCCGCCAATCTAACGGTTGACCGTCATCGCCGCCGCGCAACGCGCGCACGCTTCGATGAAGCCGACGCCGACATTGAGCATGTTGCCGACCAAAACCTTTCGCCCGAGCATTATTGGCAAACTCATCAGCAATTGGAGAAATTCTCCAGCTGGTTGGACGAACTACCGGAATTGCGCCGCCACGCCTTTGTTTTATACCGCATAGAAGGCTGTTCCCATGCCGAAATCGCCCAGCGCCTGGGCATTTCGGTACGTTGCTCCGAGCGTTACGTGATGCTGGCAATGCAGCACATCAGCGCCAAGCTCAGTGCAGAACCGGAGCATGCTTGGCGGTAA
- a CDS encoding PepSY domain-containing protein, with the protein MNSNLYQPDTLIQSKPQNRELSRLKARRQRWLTVHLWLGLTLGLLLSIYGITGSILVFHAEIDEWLHPEMLTVQPLAHAEYRPLAEIFAAGKQAMPPAAKHTFATYPRNEFAAFKLRYAVAGADGSLENWEVAVDPYTTNISGKQLKRRSSDWLPSTFIGLMFELHFALLIPGELSEPIVGMSAALLIISTLTGLIVWWPLTGHWRNALTFKAKAGKVRFNYDLHKTSGFYTLLVMLPVLFSGIYMVLPHNVVPVLELFSPVTYRYWFQSQPPYPNAPAIGMDDAVAIALKQYPTGRPHWIYGATEPTKTYTVCQDGVDAPGSILQRRCTVIDRYSGKILDLDDPSLPTATAGEIFTHWQWPLHSGQAFGMAGRILVFITGLACPVLFVTGVIRWRQKRRAGQNSRKDFAV; encoded by the coding sequence ATGAACAGTAATCTCTATCAACCTGACACGCTTATCCAATCCAAGCCGCAAAACCGAGAGTTGTCTCGCCTGAAAGCCCGCCGCCAACGCTGGCTGACCGTTCATTTATGGTTGGGTCTGACGCTGGGTTTGCTCCTGTCGATTTACGGCATCACCGGCAGCATCCTGGTGTTTCATGCCGAAATCGACGAATGGTTGCATCCCGAGATGTTGACGGTGCAGCCACTGGCGCATGCCGAATATCGACCCTTGGCGGAAATTTTCGCAGCCGGCAAGCAGGCGATGCCGCCAGCCGCGAAGCATACCTTCGCCACTTATCCGCGCAACGAATTCGCGGCCTTCAAACTGCGGTACGCGGTTGCTGGTGCTGACGGCTCGCTGGAAAACTGGGAAGTTGCCGTTGACCCGTATACGACTAATATCTCGGGTAAGCAACTCAAGAGGCGCTCCAGCGACTGGCTGCCCAGCACTTTTATCGGCTTGATGTTTGAATTGCATTTCGCCTTGTTGATTCCGGGAGAACTCAGCGAGCCGATAGTCGGTATGTCCGCCGCGTTATTAATTATTTCGACCTTGACCGGCCTGATCGTCTGGTGGCCGTTGACCGGCCATTGGCGCAACGCATTAACCTTCAAGGCCAAGGCCGGTAAAGTGCGCTTCAATTACGATCTGCATAAAACCAGCGGTTTTTACACCTTGCTGGTAATGTTGCCGGTTCTGTTCTCAGGGATTTACATGGTGCTGCCGCACAACGTGGTGCCGGTGCTGGAACTGTTCTCGCCGGTGACTTACCGCTACTGGTTTCAATCCCAACCGCCTTATCCAAATGCACCGGCCATCGGAATGGATGACGCGGTGGCGATTGCCTTGAAACAATACCCAACGGGCCGGCCGCACTGGATATACGGTGCCACCGAGCCTACTAAGACCTATACGGTTTGTCAGGACGGCGTCGATGCGCCAGGCAGCATCCTGCAAAGGCGTTGCACGGTGATCGACCGCTACAGCGGCAAGATTCTGGACCTGGACGACCCTAGCTTGCCGACTGCTACGGCCGGTGAAATCTTCACCCACTGGCAATGGCCCTTACACTCCGGCCAGGCCTTCGGCATGGCTGGACGGATTCTGGTGTTCATCACCGGTCTGGCCTGTCCGGTTCTATTCGTCACCGGCGTGATCCGCTGGCGGCAAAAGCGCAGAGCCGGCCAAAATAGCCGCAAAGATTTTGCCGTGTGA
- a CDS encoding GNAT family N-acetyltransferase — translation MEISLANAADIPALCQLLGELFSQEAEFQPDYAAQHRGLARIIADPNIGHILVARHECQIVGMVNLLYTVSTALGERVAWLEDMVVSSEVRGLGLGSRLLEHAVAFARQNGCRRLSLLTDADNLQAQRFYQRQGFSASQMLPMRLFF, via the coding sequence ATGGAAATAAGCTTAGCCAATGCGGCCGACATCCCGGCGCTTTGTCAGCTACTAGGCGAATTATTCAGTCAAGAAGCCGAGTTCCAGCCCGATTATGCCGCTCAGCATCGGGGCTTGGCGCGCATCATTGCCGACCCAAACATCGGCCATATTCTGGTGGCGCGGCATGAATGCCAAATTGTCGGTATGGTGAATCTGCTTTACACCGTCTCCACCGCGCTGGGCGAAAGGGTGGCCTGGCTGGAAGATATGGTCGTGTCAAGCGAGGTTCGCGGCCTAGGTCTTGGTAGCCGGTTGTTGGAACACGCGGTCGCGTTTGCCCGCCAAAATGGCTGTCGCCGGCTCAGCTTGTTGACCGACGCCGATAATCTGCAAGCTCAGCGCTTTTACCAGCGACAAGGTTTCAGCGCGTCTCAAATGTTGCCGATGCGCTTGTTTTTTTGA
- a CDS encoding Uma2 family endonuclease: protein MALQQEQDSFYLSEEEYLATEIHSDVKREYIDGRIYAMAGAGYNHNCISANILGEFRNHLKGTPFATFMADIKVRMGKDYVYPDVLVDCSKMAGDDVFSTSPVIIVEVLSRSTRKTDTTTKLLRYINLPSLQEYVLIEQDIVSVQVLRRNKHWLSEYYFLGDAVTFESIGLTLNVEDIYDRVDNRDMNEFRQDKL, encoded by the coding sequence ATGGCGTTACAGCAAGAACAAGACAGTTTTTATCTGAGCGAAGAGGAGTATCTGGCTACCGAGATACATTCCGACGTTAAGCGCGAATATATCGACGGCCGGATTTATGCGATGGCCGGGGCCGGCTATAACCACAACTGTATCTCGGCCAATATTTTGGGCGAATTCCGAAACCACTTAAAAGGCACGCCCTTTGCAACGTTCATGGCCGACATCAAAGTGCGGATGGGTAAGGATTACGTGTATCCCGATGTACTGGTGGATTGCAGCAAAATGGCCGGCGACGATGTTTTCTCTACGTCTCCTGTGATCATCGTCGAAGTACTGTCGCGCTCGACCCGCAAAACCGACACCACCACCAAACTGCTGCGCTACATCAATTTGCCGTCCTTGCAGGAGTATGTGTTGATAGAACAGGACATCGTTTCGGTGCAGGTGTTGCGCCGGAACAAGCACTGGCTGTCGGAATATTATTTTTTGGGCGATGCGGTCACATTCGAATCCATAGGTTTGACCTTAAACGTGGAAGACATTTACGACCGGGTCGATAACCGCGATATGAATGAATTCAGGCAAGATAAGCTTTGA
- a CDS encoding TonB-dependent siderophore receptor, translating to MKFLIQPALLGALLATACEVRATETTYSFDIPAQELAAALPKLAAQSGVQIFYAHDSVAGRNGPALRGTMTLNEALSKLLSASGLSFAIAGDGSVSIKAAGKDATMLQPVNVIGQTVYNATDPYNTDYNRPNATTATKTDTPIMETPVSIQVVPKAVLADKQSMTLPDAVNGHVSGVLGRTGGGFLYDNFIIRGLAGSGFGDAYRNGLFNRQDIYDIANIEQVEILKGPAAVLYGRIEPGGLVNYVTKKPLDTAYYSLQQQFGSYDQYRTLVDATGPINDDKTLLYRFNGSYTDNQSFRDFVGNERVFVAPVVTWRPNEKFESNLELEYKHDNFNADFGIPAIGNRPAAIPFDRSLKDGFQRQTVESTLVGYDWTYHFNDDWKITQRYLFKDWSLSGPAIFNGGLQANNRILNRSASVGVQDVRTHSGNIDLNGKFELLGSKHNLLVGVDGFHATTEAPSANGSAASIDIYNPVYGQVNFAALSTYNRFFYREESWVGAYAQDQITLFDKLHILLGGRYDNVTTGAIASTASLDAAKAGRIEREDNAFSPRAGILYQVQDWLSIYGSYTKSFSGNNGVSVGGTSFEPQIGKQYEIGLKTESQDKRFSSTLAFFHLTKSNLLTDDPNEANPDYQILAGKIRSKGIELDLAGQITDQLHLLGTYAYTQVNYVQSFSGLKGNRLENVPEHQGSLWGTWQFTDTFKAGLGAVAVGSRPCDTANTCSLPGYARVDAMAAYSPRIGQHKLTLQLNINNVLDKDYYANTSGGRHTSIPGSPISVLGSLKYEF from the coding sequence ATGAAGTTTTTAATACAACCGGCGTTGCTCGGCGCCTTATTGGCCACTGCCTGCGAAGTGCGGGCAACCGAAACTACCTACAGCTTTGACATCCCGGCCCAGGAACTGGCGGCGGCGTTGCCGAAACTGGCGGCGCAATCCGGCGTACAAATTTTTTACGCTCACGATAGTGTGGCAGGCCGCAACGGACCGGCGTTACGAGGCACGATGACGCTAAACGAAGCACTCAGTAAACTGCTGTCGGCCAGCGGCCTGAGTTTTGCGATTGCCGGTGACGGTTCGGTATCGATCAAGGCGGCGGGCAAGGACGCGACGATGTTACAACCGGTGAATGTTATCGGTCAGACGGTTTACAACGCCACCGATCCCTACAATACCGATTACAACCGCCCCAATGCCACGACGGCCACCAAGACCGATACCCCGATCATGGAAACCCCGGTTTCGATTCAGGTAGTGCCTAAAGCCGTGCTGGCGGACAAACAGTCCATGACCTTGCCCGATGCGGTCAACGGCCATGTCAGCGGCGTATTGGGCCGCACGGGCGGCGGCTTTTTGTACGACAACTTCATCATTCGCGGCCTTGCCGGTTCCGGTTTTGGCGATGCCTACCGCAATGGCTTGTTCAATCGCCAAGACATTTACGATATTGCCAATATCGAGCAGGTGGAGATATTAAAAGGCCCGGCCGCAGTGCTTTACGGGCGGATCGAGCCCGGCGGCCTGGTGAATTATGTGACCAAGAAACCGCTGGATACTGCTTACTATTCTCTGCAACAACAGTTCGGCTCTTACGATCAATATCGCACCTTGGTCGATGCCACCGGACCAATTAATGACGACAAGACGCTGCTTTATCGATTCAATGGCTCTTACACGGATAATCAGTCGTTCCGGGATTTTGTCGGCAACGAGCGCGTGTTTGTGGCACCGGTCGTTACCTGGCGGCCGAATGAAAAGTTCGAAAGTAATCTCGAGCTTGAATACAAGCATGACAACTTTAACGCGGATTTCGGCATTCCCGCGATTGGCAACCGCCCGGCAGCCATTCCCTTCGACCGCAGCCTAAAAGATGGCTTTCAGCGCCAAACCGTGGAAAGTACGCTGGTGGGCTACGACTGGACTTACCACTTTAACGACGATTGGAAAATCACCCAGCGTTATCTGTTTAAGGATTGGTCGCTAAGCGGTCCGGCCATTTTCAACGGTGGCTTACAGGCTAACAACCGCATTCTGAATCGTTCCGCCTCCGTGGGTGTACAAGATGTAAGGACCCATTCCGGCAACATCGATTTGAACGGTAAATTCGAACTCCTGGGCAGCAAGCACAATCTGTTGGTTGGCGTCGACGGCTTTCACGCCACGACCGAGGCGCCATCGGCAAACGGCTCGGCTGCTTCTATCGACATATATAATCCGGTTTATGGGCAAGTAAACTTTGCCGCCTTGTCGACCTACAACAGATTCTTTTATCGCGAGGAATCGTGGGTGGGCGCATACGCCCAGGACCAGATAACGCTATTTGATAAGCTGCACATTTTGTTGGGAGGCCGCTACGACAACGTCACCACCGGCGCTATCGCTTCGACGGCCTCCCTGGATGCGGCCAAAGCCGGACGGATAGAGCGGGAAGACAACGCTTTTAGCCCGAGAGCCGGTATTCTTTACCAAGTCCAGGATTGGCTGTCGATTTACGGCAGTTACACTAAATCTTTCAGCGGCAACAATGGCGTGAGCGTCGGCGGCACCAGTTTTGAGCCGCAGATTGGTAAGCAATATGAAATCGGCCTGAAGACAGAGTCGCAGGACAAGCGCTTTTCATCGACCCTGGCGTTTTTTCATTTAACCAAGAGCAATCTGCTAACCGACGATCCCAATGAAGCCAATCCCGACTACCAGATTCTGGCCGGCAAAATCCGCAGTAAAGGTATTGAGTTGGATCTGGCCGGGCAAATTACCGATCAGCTGCATTTGTTGGGGACGTATGCCTATACCCAGGTCAACTATGTGCAAAGCTTCAGCGGACTAAAAGGCAATCGCTTGGAGAATGTACCCGAGCACCAGGGCAGCTTGTGGGGCACCTGGCAGTTTACCGATACTTTTAAAGCGGGCTTAGGTGCTGTTGCAGTTGGTAGCCGGCCATGCGACACCGCCAATACCTGCTCGTTGCCCGGCTACGCTCGTGTGGATGCGATGGCGGCGTATAGCCCTCGCATTGGTCAACACAAGCTTACTTTGCAGCTGAACATCAATAATGTTTTGGATAAGGATTACTACGCAAACACCTCCGGTGGACGCCACACCAGCATTCCAGGTTCACCCATCAGCGTATTGGGTTCGTTGAAATATGAGTTCTAA
- a CDS encoding FecR family protein translates to MPNIQTSTVIQQQAIEWILRLDSATCTPADRQAFAEWLALGEDRRRIYQQLASRWNKLDRYKGRDFPVRRQVLSYRAPHKRTRRLSTLALAASLLLGLGIATFSEYGWYGYPRHYAAERGSRQTVHLADGSRLELSGDTELTLRVNRWRRSVELIKGEAFFSVAHNPQQPFEVQAGHGSIVDIGTEFDVRLQNRQVAVAVLEGAVKIVTSGSREISANQVLAYDQRGDFLESQDKPATITAWLRGQLVFENRRLDEVLSELERFHDTRLTLADPSLAKLRVSGTFHIGNLDGALNVIAMTLPVNIQRPSPGQVILAGR, encoded by the coding sequence ATGCCCAACATCCAGACCTCAACCGTTATCCAGCAACAAGCCATAGAGTGGATTCTGCGGCTGGATTCGGCTACCTGCACGCCTGCAGATCGCCAGGCCTTCGCAGAGTGGCTGGCGCTAGGCGAAGACCGGCGACGCATTTATCAGCAGTTGGCCAGCCGTTGGAACAAACTGGATCGCTATAAGGGCCGGGATTTTCCGGTGCGTCGGCAAGTGCTGAGCTACCGGGCACCTCACAAGCGAACGCGCCGCCTTAGCACGCTGGCGTTAGCCGCTTCGCTGCTATTGGGCTTGGGCATCGCCACTTTTTCGGAGTACGGCTGGTACGGCTACCCTCGCCACTATGCGGCCGAGCGCGGCAGCCGCCAAACCGTACATCTGGCCGACGGCTCGCGTTTGGAACTGAGCGGCGATACCGAGCTGACTCTGCGAGTCAACCGTTGGCGGCGCTCGGTTGAATTGATCAAGGGCGAGGCATTTTTTAGTGTGGCCCACAACCCGCAACAGCCGTTTGAGGTGCAGGCCGGCCATGGCAGTATCGTTGATATTGGCACCGAGTTTGACGTGCGCTTGCAAAATCGGCAGGTCGCTGTCGCGGTGCTGGAAGGCGCGGTAAAGATTGTGACGAGCGGCAGCCGGGAAATCAGCGCCAATCAAGTACTCGCTTACGATCAGCGCGGCGACTTTCTGGAAAGCCAAGACAAACCGGCCACTATCACAGCCTGGCTACGCGGCCAACTGGTGTTCGAAAACCGGCGGCTGGATGAGGTATTAAGCGAACTGGAACGCTTTCACGACACGCGCTTGACCCTGGCCGACCCGAGCCTGGCCAAGCTAAGGGTCAGCGGCACCTTCCATATCGGTAATCTCGACGGCGCGCTGAATGTGATCGCGATGACGCTGCCGGTCAATATTCAGCGGCCTTCGCCGGGACAGGTAATATTGGCCGGACGCTGA